Proteins from one Comamonas flocculans genomic window:
- a CDS encoding DUF7657 domain-containing protein, with translation MTRAANLDAWVQGHAAQVGTLIWVVFALLVAAGVTGSSWPLLAQGPEAALVQWRGSPAALGTPRFIRADEWGILVTNALAQVNHVPRFPVVNTLLGPEGQNMGVIGMTGTPVTQWAALARPATWAYFFLPLRQAMAWQWHLPLFACLFFLWQALRLLLPARAGLALVLAASFCAAPYAAGWSQWPLYPVAFGAALWLTLARLTQARHWRAGAAWGAAMGALLAGWALVLYPPWQISTGWCLALLALGWLADGRHARPGWHAPQWLGLLAALTVAGTLLGSWWLDTADAVARMAATVYPGGRDAQTGADIAGAPWWLLRGYLNGALLHGGLAPDAAALVPAMYANESEMSAFILLPLPLLLLAAWQATRAHPLRWTLRACLAFVAFWLVFRFVGIAPWLARATLWSRVTGVRLDLSLGLACTALLALLAAGWAARTAASASAGRVQAGVAMAVALASAGLVALEFAWLPAGVLQTDGAGTRLAMALGVGASAWWLMRGRVGAAAALLLALGLSAGLAFNPWSRAPRSMALAPEVAALAADANGQVPRTLVLSADAKAAVTLAAAGVPVVNGVLYYPQPVLWQGMGLTPQDWPAVNRYQHLSFVATPLPANGPPWRVAGELDRVRVSVDALRFDFASTGAGRVLARGEDARRLRESPRLHELGEVDGWVWFAPCTGPCIPSPPAADQKMRLKVSGQFAPWKAF, from the coding sequence ATGACGCGGGCAGCGAACCTGGATGCGTGGGTACAGGGCCACGCGGCGCAGGTGGGCACGCTGATCTGGGTGGTCTTCGCGCTGCTGGTGGCCGCGGGAGTGACGGGCAGTTCATGGCCGCTGCTGGCGCAGGGGCCGGAGGCGGCGCTGGTGCAGTGGCGCGGCAGCCCGGCAGCGCTGGGCACGCCACGCTTCATCCGCGCGGATGAGTGGGGCATCCTGGTGACCAACGCGCTGGCACAGGTCAACCACGTACCGCGCTTTCCGGTGGTGAACACGCTGCTGGGGCCCGAGGGGCAGAACATGGGTGTCATCGGCATGACGGGTACGCCGGTGACGCAATGGGCAGCTCTGGCGCGGCCGGCTACCTGGGCTTATTTTTTTCTGCCGCTGCGCCAGGCGATGGCATGGCAGTGGCACCTGCCCTTGTTTGCCTGCCTGTTCTTCCTGTGGCAGGCGCTGCGCCTGCTGCTGCCGGCCCGGGCGGGGCTGGCGCTGGTGCTGGCGGCATCGTTTTGCGCAGCGCCGTATGCGGCGGGCTGGTCGCAATGGCCGCTCTACCCGGTGGCGTTTGGCGCCGCGCTGTGGCTAACGTTGGCGCGGCTGACGCAGGCGCGGCACTGGCGCGCGGGGGCGGCCTGGGGTGCGGCAATGGGTGCCCTGCTGGCGGGCTGGGCGCTGGTGCTGTATCCGCCGTGGCAGATCAGCACCGGCTGGTGCCTGGCGCTGCTGGCGCTGGGTTGGCTGGCGGACGGACGACATGCCCGGCCCGGCTGGCACGCGCCGCAGTGGCTGGGGTTGCTGGCGGCGCTGACGGTGGCGGGCACGCTGCTGGGCAGTTGGTGGCTGGACACGGCAGACGCCGTGGCGCGCATGGCGGCCACGGTCTACCCCGGGGGGCGCGACGCGCAAACCGGCGCGGACATTGCGGGAGCGCCCTGGTGGCTGCTGCGCGGCTACCTGAATGGGGCGCTGCTGCATGGCGGGTTGGCGCCGGATGCCGCAGCGCTGGTGCCGGCGATGTACGCCAACGAGAGCGAGATGAGCGCCTTCATCCTGCTGCCGCTGCCGCTGCTGCTGCTGGCCGCGTGGCAGGCAACGCGCGCGCACCCACTGCGCTGGACGCTGCGCGCCTGCCTGGCGTTCGTGGCGTTCTGGCTGGTGTTTCGCTTCGTCGGCATCGCGCCGTGGCTGGCGCGCGCCACGCTGTGGAGCCGGGTGACGGGGGTTCGGCTCGATCTGTCGCTGGGACTGGCATGCACGGCGCTGCTGGCGTTGCTTGCGGCGGGCTGGGCGGCACGGACGGCGGCATCGGCAAGTGCAGGCCGGGTTCAGGCCGGCGTGGCCATGGCGGTGGCCCTGGCAAGCGCGGGGCTGGTGGCGCTGGAGTTTGCCTGGCTGCCCGCCGGGGTGCTGCAAACCGACGGCGCCGGCACCCGGCTGGCCATGGCGCTGGGCGTAGGCGCCAGCGCCTGGTGGCTGATGCGCGGACGGGTGGGCGCGGCGGCCGCACTGCTGCTGGCGCTGGGGCTCTCGGCTGGCCTTGCCTTCAACCCCTGGTCACGCGCGCCGCGCAGCATGGCCTTGGCCCCTGAGGTGGCGGCACTCGCCGCTGACGCGAACGGACAAGTGCCGCGCACGCTGGTGCTCAGCGCCGATGCGAAGGCGGCGGTGACGCTGGCGGCGGCGGGCGTGCCGGTGGTAAATGGGGTGCTGTATTACCCGCAGCCTGTGCTGTGGCAAGGGATGGGCTTGACCCCACAGGACTGGCCGGCCGTGAATCGCTATCAGCACCTGAGCTTTGTGGCGACCCCGCTGCCAGCGAATGGGCCGCCATGGCGGGTGGCAGGCGAACTGGACCGGGTACGCGTGAGCGTTGACGCGCTGCGGTTTGACTTTGCCAGCACCGGCGCCGGTCGGGTGCTGGCGCGTGGGGAGGACGCCAGGCGCCTGCGCGAGAGCCCGCGCCTGCACGAGCTGGGCGAAGTCGATGGTTGGGTTTGGTTTGCGCCATGCACGGGGCCGTGCATACCCTCACCCCCGGCCGCAGATCAGAAGATGCGCTTGAAGGTCAGCGGCCAGTTCGCACCCTGGAAGGCGTTCTGA
- a CDS encoding DUF7657 domain-containing protein, with the protein MDWDPVQRTLAVVGWAGTAQPQAFITSLRVLLDGQSIYHGPRWQHEERDDVVRATGRPDWRGSGYRIIAPVPASLACSDCTVRVIARTGDGHAIELAAGPSLKGPSIAPAALRGWHAWLLLALLALPLVTLACRRCSPLALAGATAVAFVALVASGTTGSSLPLLLQGAAVVQGDAPVWLGQARPIRSDEWEVITPMALAQQAHEPRFPVVNHNLGAGGQNMLVIGMTGVPVAHVSALARPATWGFFMLPLPQALAWYGWLPFFACFAALWWLIGRIASIGWRPAAALAAALSWSAYAMAFSGWPAYLLFFGVAGLSCAMHALRTERMWAGALSGAGLGLAVAGYVLVLYPAWQVSLGYLLAAVAVGWAWQARGTLRRGGAQALALLMAVLIAVGLLGAWWHDAAATVHAIEATVYPGQRAANVGGDIDPWYLIKGLLSVSTMYQTPPLMDASDAGSNLWLFIPLAVLLAWRLITRRAVGALGLAVALYLLAAFIYMVFGIPEPLARASLWGRVLTYRMDLALGLAQVLLLAILWERAAPPPRPVAAAALMLALVAALWSWRQLPVPLAGALSPAAVALSTLVWALLAWWLTRGEFARATALFTVWTLAIALPFQPLVGAPQALTLAPALAAHLPPGSRVAVLGDRRWSLLLPATGTAVVNAVHYAPPAMLWRRLDPDDRQQAVHNRYQRLLLRLQTLTPDAPPYEMTSPRLDEVVLTLDPARFDFRLLQASHVLAAPQDTPALQANPALREETRGAQWVLWALH; encoded by the coding sequence GTGGATTGGGATCCCGTCCAGCGCACTCTTGCCGTCGTTGGCTGGGCGGGTACTGCCCAGCCGCAGGCGTTCATTACCAGTCTGCGCGTGTTGCTGGACGGGCAGTCCATCTACCACGGCCCGCGCTGGCAGCATGAAGAGCGCGACGACGTAGTCCGGGCCACCGGGCGCCCCGACTGGCGTGGCAGCGGCTACCGCATCATTGCCCCAGTGCCCGCTTCGCTCGCATGCAGCGACTGCACCGTGCGCGTGATCGCTCGCACGGGCGACGGTCATGCCATCGAACTTGCCGCCGGCCCCTCCCTGAAGGGGCCGTCCATCGCCCCAGCGGCGCTGCGTGGCTGGCACGCCTGGCTGCTGCTCGCGCTGCTGGCGTTGCCCCTCGTCACGCTCGCCTGTCGCCGCTGCAGTCCACTGGCCCTGGCGGGCGCTACCGCCGTCGCGTTTGTGGCCCTGGTGGCCAGCGGCACTACCGGCTCCTCGCTGCCCCTGTTGTTGCAGGGCGCCGCCGTCGTGCAGGGCGATGCGCCGGTGTGGCTCGGCCAGGCACGCCCCATCCGCAGCGATGAATGGGAAGTCATCACCCCGATGGCGCTGGCCCAGCAGGCGCATGAACCACGCTTTCCCGTCGTCAACCACAACCTCGGCGCGGGCGGACAGAACATGCTCGTCATCGGCATGACCGGTGTACCCGTGGCCCATGTCAGCGCCCTGGCGCGGCCGGCCACCTGGGGCTTCTTCATGCTGCCCCTGCCCCAGGCGCTGGCCTGGTACGGATGGCTGCCCTTTTTTGCCTGCTTCGCCGCCTTGTGGTGGCTCATCGGGCGCATCGCCAGCATCGGCTGGCGACCCGCGGCGGCTCTCGCCGCCGCCCTTTCCTGGTCCGCCTACGCCATGGCGTTTTCCGGCTGGCCGGCCTACCTGCTGTTCTTTGGCGTGGCCGGCCTGTCGTGCGCCATGCACGCGCTGCGCACCGAGCGGATGTGGGCCGGTGCGCTGTCGGGCGCTGGTCTCGGGCTGGCAGTGGCCGGCTACGTCCTCGTGCTCTACCCGGCGTGGCAGGTGTCGCTGGGCTACCTGCTCGCCGCCGTGGCCGTCGGCTGGGCCTGGCAGGCGCGTGGCACGTTGCGCCGCGGCGGTGCCCAGGCGCTGGCGCTGCTGATGGCCGTGCTCATCGCCGTCGGCCTGCTGGGCGCATGGTGGCACGATGCGGCAGCCACCGTGCACGCCATTGAAGCCACCGTCTATCCCGGCCAGCGCGCCGCCAACGTCGGGGGCGACATCGACCCGTGGTACCTCATCAAAGGCCTGCTCAGCGTCAGCACCATGTACCAGACACCGCCACTGATGGACGCCAGCGACGCCGGCTCCAACCTCTGGCTGTTTATCCCGCTGGCCGTGCTGCTTGCCTGGCGCCTGATCACGCGTCGGGCCGTGGGTGCGCTTGGGCTGGCCGTCGCGCTCTATCTGCTGGCCGCTTTCATCTACATGGTCTTTGGCATCCCCGAGCCGCTGGCCCGCGCCAGCCTCTGGGGGCGCGTGCTGACATATCGCATGGACCTCGCTCTTGGCCTGGCCCAGGTGCTGCTGCTCGCCATCTTGTGGGAACGCGCCGCGCCGCCGCCACGCCCGGTTGCCGCCGCCGCGCTCATGCTTGCCTTGGTCGCCGCTCTCTGGAGCTGGCGCCAGTTGCCCGTGCCCCTGGCCGGTGCGCTCTCACCCGCCGCCGTGGCCCTGTCCACCCTCGTCTGGGCGCTGCTCGCCTGGTGGCTGACACGCGGCGAGTTCGCGCGCGCCACCGCGCTGTTCACCGTCTGGACGCTGGCCATTGCGTTGCCCTTCCAACCCTTGGTGGGGGCGCCGCAAGCCTTGACTCTGGCTCCTGCGCTGGCAGCGCACCTGCCACCGGGCAGCCGCGTGGCCGTGCTTGGCGACCGCCGCTGGTCGCTGCTCTTGCCCGCCACCGGCACCGCCGTCGTCAATGCCGTGCATTACGCACCGCCCGCCATGCTCTGGCGACGGCTGGACCCGGACGACCGTCAGCAGGCGGTGCACAACCGTTACCAGCGCCTGCTGCTGCGCTTGCAGACACTGACGCCGGATGCGCCGCCCTACGAGATGACCAGCCCGCGCCTGGACGAAGTCGTGCTCACGCTCGACCCAGCCCGCTTCGACTTTCGCCTGCTTCAGGCAAGCCATGTGCTCGCCGCGCCCCAGGACACTCCCGCTCTGCAGGCCAACCCGGCGCTGCGCGAGGAAACCCGGGGCGCCCAGTGGGTACTTTGGGCGTTGCACTGA